The Verrucomicrobium spinosum DSM 4136 = JCM 18804 DNA segment ACCTCAAACCGCGGTCCTGGAGCTCTCAAGGGAGCTTTTTTCAAAGACGGAGTCACACCCAGTTATTCGACGCTGAACTTAAAGATGCATGTGTGCTGGTAGCTGTCCCCAGGAGAAAGTTTCGTGGTGGGGAACTCCGGCCGGTTGGGACTGTCTGGGAAGTGCTGTGTCTCCAGGCAGAAAGCATGACGTGCACCGTAGCTATGGCCCTTCTTGCCGGTGATCCCCAGATGGTTGGCCGTGTAGAGCTGTACACCAGGTTCTGTCGTCAAAACTTCCAGCACGCGCCCCGACTTGGGATCTTTGGCACGGGCGGCCACGCGGAGTCCAGATCCATCAAGAATGAAGTTATGATCGTATCCCTTGCCCTGACGGAGCGGCTTGAAGTCCGCATTGATGCGCACCCCGATCTTATGAGGGCTGGTGAAGTCCAATGGAGTCCCGGCGACCGGGGAACGCTCACCTGTCGGGATCAAGGTGTCGTCTGTCGGTGTGTAGTAGTCGGCATTGATGCTCAACTCCTGACCCAGAATGTTGCCACTGCCTTCACCAGCGAGGTTGAAGTAGCTGTGGTTCGTCAGGTTGACGACCGTGGATTTGTCCGTGGTGGCACGGTATTCGATCTCCAGGCTGTTGTCATTCGTCAGCACATAGGTGACCTTGCATTGCAGCGTCCCGGGGTAACCCTCCTCGCCATCAGGGCTGGTGTAGGTGAGTTCCAGTCCAGCCCCACCCCGTTTCATCGGTCGGGCGGTCCAGACTTTTTTGTCAAAACCCACTCGACCACCATGCAGGTGGTTGGGGCCATTGTTCTTGGCCAACACATACTCCCGCCCATCGAGTGTGAACCTGCCACCGGCGATCCGGTTTGCATAACGCCCGGTAATACAGCCGAAGAACGGGCTTGAGGACTCGTATTGGGCGAGGTTGTCAAAGCCCAGCACCACATCCTCGAACTGTCCCTGGCGGTCTGGTGCCGTGAGGCTGACAATCACCCCGCCATAGTTGGTAATCTTCGCCTCCATGCCCTTTTCATTGCGCAGGGTATAGAGACTGACTTTCTGTCCGTTCTTGGTTTCGCCCCAAGATTCTTCTGTGACGGTCATATGGGTGCCGGATTGCAGCGATTGACAAGAAGCCAAAGTGCCTGACAGCAGGGCTGCCAGGCACAGGAAAGTCGGAATTAATTTCATGGATTGGCGTGAGGAATTGGGCGCATTCTGAACAAATCGCCACCGACTGGCAATCCTGTTCGAACGTCGGCCCCTCCTTACGCCTGCTCTTCCGCCTTTTTCTCCTTCCAGGTGCTCTGGATGTAGATTTCGCGGAGCTGTTTGAAGTCGGCCGGACTCGGGCTGGCGGTCATCAGCTCCATGCCACGGTTGTTTTTCGGGAAGGCAATGACCTCACGGATGCTGTCCTCACCGGCGGCCAGCATGATGATGCGGTCCAGACCGAGAGCCAGACCGCCGTGGGGCGGGGCACCAAACTGGAAGGCTTCAAGGATGTGGCTGAACATGATCTTCTGCTCCTCCTCGCTGACGCCGAGAACGCTGAACATCTTGGCCTGGAGATCACTCTCGTGGATCCGCAGGGATCCACCGCCCAGTTCACAACCGTTGAGCACCACGTCGTACGCGATGGCGCGTACTTCGCTGTACTTTCCTTCTTCCAGCAGCGGAATGTCTTCGGTCTTCGGCCGGGTGAATGGGTGGTGCACAGCGCACCATTTGGCGTCTTCCTCGCTGTAGGCGAGCAAGGGGAAGTCCACAACCCAGAGGAAGTTCAGCGCATCGCTGCCCTTCGTAGTGCCCATCATCTCAGCCACCTCAAGGCGGACGCGTCCCAGGATGGTGCAGGTGCTTTCCCATGGGCCAGCCACGAAGAAGACGATGTCGCCTTCCTCGATCTTCATGCGCTCAATGAGCGCCGCCTTTTCCTCATCGGTAAAGAAGCGCCAAAGCGGGGACTTGTACTCGCCGTTCTCATATTTGATGAACGCCAGCGTCTTCACGGGCAGACCCGCCTGGATGGCGATCTCGTTGAGACGGTTCATCTGGCCGGTGGTGACGGAGGCGAAGCCCTTGGCGTTGATGGCACGAACCACTCCGCCGCCGTCGAGCACGCCGCGGAAGATCTTGAACTCGGTCTTGGTGAAGATGTCACCGAGGTCGGTGATCTCATTGCCGAAGCGGGTGTCGGGCTTGTCGATGCCGTAGCGGTCCATCGCCTCTTTCCACGTCATGCGCGGGAAGGGGAGGGGGATTTCCACGTCGCGACCGGCCTTGAACATGTCCTTGAGCAGGCCTTCCACGAGGTTGTAGATGTCTTCTTCCGTGGGGAAGGACATTTCGATGTCCACCTGAGTGAACTCGGGCTGGCGGTCTGCACGGAGGTCTTCGTCACGGAAGCACTTGGCGATCTGGAAATAACGCTCGAGACCCGCGACCATGAGCAGCTGCTTGTACTGCTGGGGGGCCTGGGGCAGGGCATAGAACTTGCCCGGGCTCAGACGGGAGGGCACGAGGAAGTCACGCGCACCTTCCGGGGTGGACTTGGAAAGGATCGGGGTCTCCACCTCCACAAAACCGTGGGCATCGAGGTAGTCACGCGTGGCCTTCGTCACCCGGTGACGGGTGCGCAGGTTCCGAGTCATGCGCGGACGACGCAGGTCGAGGTAGCGGTACTTGAGACGCAGGTCTTCGTTGCTGAGCTCCTTGTCGAGCTGGAAGGGCAGCACCGCGGCCTTGTTGAGCATCGTGAGGCTGGAAACGACAAGCTCCACCTCACCGGTGGCGAGCTTGTCGTTGTTCGTGCCTTCGAGGCGCTTCACCACCTTGCCGGTGATCTGGAGGACGTCTTCATCACGGAGCTTGTGGCTGGCGGCAGCGGCTTCGGGGTTCTCCTCGGAACGGAAGACGATCTGAGTCACGCCTTCCCGGTCCCTCAAGTCCACGAAAATGACGCCGCCCTGGTCGCGAGCCGAATTCACCCAGCCAGACAGCGTGACGGTTTCCCCGACGTGGGCGAGGCGCAGTTCGTTGCAGTGGTGCGTACGGTAGGTGTTCGGTTGCATGGGGTGGGAAAAAGCGAGCGGGTGAAATGCCAGATTTCCGGGGGTTGCGCAAGTGGCATTGTGGTTTCTGCTTGGGCTCCTGCCCCGGAAATGAGAAGCCCCCGGGCCGGGAACTCCGGCACCGGGGGCAAAAGGGAGAGGGCAGGTGCTAGAGTTTCTGGAGTTTGGAGACGCGGCCGCTCTGATTCCAGTCCATCACAAAAAGATTGCCTGCGGCGTCATACCCGATGCCGTGGGGGGCGGTGAAGATGCCGTCCTTCCAGTCTGTGGTGGGAACTTTGAAGTTGGCCCATTCCTTCTTGTTCGGGTTGTCCCCCAGGTGGGCCACTTCCTTGTTGTCCTTGTCCAGAATCGTGACCCGGCCCTGAAGCTCAGCGATGGCGACCTCGCCATTGCGAATGGACATGCTGCACGGGCGGCGCAGGTTCTCGATGACCACGGCCACGAACTTCCCCTCGAGGTCGAAGTGCACCAGACGGCTCTTCTCCCGGTCTGCCACAAGCAAGAGGGGTTGGGGGCCGCGAGTGTCCAACGAGATGCCGTGGGGGTTGGAGAGCAGTTCTTTCGTAGGATTTTTGAGATCGGGGTCTGGGCCTCCGAACGAGCTCACGTACTTGCCGTCAGCGCTGTAGCGGTGGATCCACTTCTTTCCGTAACCATCTGCAGCGTAGATGTCGCCATTGGGGCCGACCGCCACTCCTGTCACCTTGTATTCCCCCGCTTTGGTGTATTTGCCACTTTCCGCCGGG contains these protein-coding regions:
- a CDS encoding aldose epimerase family protein, encoding MKLIPTFLCLAALLSGTLASCQSLQSGTHMTVTEESWGETKNGQKVSLYTLRNEKGMEAKITNYGGVIVSLTAPDRQGQFEDVVLGFDNLAQYESSSPFFGCITGRYANRIAGGRFTLDGREYVLAKNNGPNHLHGGRVGFDKKVWTARPMKRGGAGLELTYTSPDGEEGYPGTLQCKVTYVLTNDNSLEIEYRATTDKSTVVNLTNHSYFNLAGEGSGNILGQELSINADYYTPTDDTLIPTGERSPVAGTPLDFTSPHKIGVRINADFKPLRQGKGYDHNFILDGSGLRVAARAKDPKSGRVLEVLTTEPGVQLYTANHLGITGKKGHSYGARHAFCLETQHFPDSPNRPEFPTTKLSPGDSYQHTCIFKFSVE
- the aspS gene encoding aspartate--tRNA ligase, producing MQPNTYRTHHCNELRLAHVGETVTLSGWVNSARDQGGVIFVDLRDREGVTQIVFRSEENPEAAAASHKLRDEDVLQITGKVVKRLEGTNNDKLATGEVELVVSSLTMLNKAAVLPFQLDKELSNEDLRLKYRYLDLRRPRMTRNLRTRHRVTKATRDYLDAHGFVEVETPILSKSTPEGARDFLVPSRLSPGKFYALPQAPQQYKQLLMVAGLERYFQIAKCFRDEDLRADRQPEFTQVDIEMSFPTEEDIYNLVEGLLKDMFKAGRDVEIPLPFPRMTWKEAMDRYGIDKPDTRFGNEITDLGDIFTKTEFKIFRGVLDGGGVVRAINAKGFASVTTGQMNRLNEIAIQAGLPVKTLAFIKYENGEYKSPLWRFFTDEEKAALIERMKIEEGDIVFFVAGPWESTCTILGRVRLEVAEMMGTTKGSDALNFLWVVDFPLLAYSEEDAKWCAVHHPFTRPKTEDIPLLEEGKYSEVRAIAYDVVLNGCELGGGSLRIHESDLQAKMFSVLGVSEEEQKIMFSHILEAFQFGAPPHGGLALGLDRIIMLAAGEDSIREVIAFPKNNRGMELMTASPSPADFKQLREIYIQSTWKEKKAEEQA